The nucleotide window CAAATCAAATACCTGCGCCCGGATTCCAAAAGCCAGGTTACTTTGGAATATGATGACAATAACAAACCAGTGAGAATTGATGCTATTGTTATCTCTACACAGCATGACGACTTTGATAAAGAAGAAAAAATGCTGGCAGCCATTGGCAACGATATTAAAAAGATCCTGATCCCACGCGTGATCAAAAAATATCCTCAGTATAAACATCTTTTTAACAATAAGATCAAATACCATATTAACCCGACTGGTAAGTTTGTTATAGGTGGACCACACGGTGATACCGGTTTAACAGGCCGTAAGATCATCGTAGATACCTACGGCGGTAAAGGCGCGCACGGTGGCGGTGCCTTCAGCGGTAAAGATCCCAGCAAGGTAGATAGAAGTGCTGCATACGCAACCCGACATATTGCAAAAAACCTGGTAGCTGCAGGCCTTGCGGATGAGGTATTAGTGCAGGTTTCTTATGCGATCGGTGTGGCCCAGCCAACCAGCATAAATGTAAATACCTACGGAACAGCGAAAGTTGATTTGACGGATGGAGAGATCAGCAAGATAGTTGAGGGCATTTTCGATATGCGTCCTTACTTCATTGAGCAAAGGTTGAAACTGCGTAACCCTATTTACAGCGAAACTGCTGCTTATGGTCATATGGGACGTGAAGCTAAGACAGTAGAAAAGGTATTTATTTCTCCTGATGGTAAGAAAGTTGCTAAAAAAGTAGAACTGTTTACCTGGGAAAAGCTAGACCATGTTGCAAAAGTTAAAAAAGCATTTAAGCTTAAATAAACAATGCTTAATTTATAGAGAGAGCCGCTTCTGAGTGAAGCGGCTCTTTTTTTAACAGGTTACGTTTTCAACCCTGACTTGTCTGCAGCGAACTTAAAACCCGGCCGGGTTTATTGTGTTACCAGGTAAAAATGACTTAGGCCGACTCGCTAAAACCGCTCGTCAAATAGTGCATAAACTGGTGAAAAATCATGACATATTCGGTAAATTTCAGGTATAAAAAGATTAAATTTGCCTGCATTGTAAATGCCATTTTACTTTAAATTTTAAGAACAGAAATAATTAGATGGAAGAGAATCTGGAGCCACAAGGAACACAGGATAATAACCGAATTATTCCCGTAAATATAGAAGAGCAGATGAAAACGGCCTATATCGATTACTCGATGAGCGTAATCGTAGGTCGTGCACTCCCGGATGTAAGAGATGGGTTAAAGCCCGTACATCGCCGGATATTATATGCGATGAATGAATTAGGGTTGAATGCCAACAAACCTTATAAGAAATCTGCCCGTGTGGTAGGGGAGGTATTGGGTAAATATCACCCGCACGGTGATAGTTCGGTATACGATGCCATGGTTCGTATGGCCCAGGAA belongs to Niabella yanshanensis and includes:
- the metK gene encoding methionine adenosyltransferase; this translates as MPYLFTSESVSEGHPDKVADQISDALIDNFLAFDPQSKVACETLVTTGQVVLAGEVKSKAYLDVQDIARKVISKIGYTKSEYMFEANSCGVLSAIHEQSSDINQGVDRKKKEEQGAGDQGMMFGYATNETANYMPLALDLAHTLLIELAELRRENKQIKYLRPDSKSQVTLEYDDNNKPVRIDAIVISTQHDDFDKEEKMLAAIGNDIKKILIPRVIKKYPQYKHLFNNKIKYHINPTGKFVIGGPHGDTGLTGRKIIVDTYGGKGAHGGGAFSGKDPSKVDRSAAYATRHIAKNLVAAGLADEVLVQVSYAIGVAQPTSINVNTYGTAKVDLTDGEISKIVEGIFDMRPYFIEQRLKLRNPIYSETAAYGHMGREAKTVEKVFISPDGKKVAKKVELFTWEKLDHVAKVKKAFKLK